A single genomic interval of uncultured Desulfobacter sp. harbors:
- a CDS encoding MFS transporter translates to MPRAVDKNIIRLYVIKLSKWLMLTMPILFLFYKENGLAAQELFVLKAAYSFTIVVLEVPSGYLGDVWGRKNTLILGSILGFAGFALYCAVTGFWTFFACEIILGAGQSFISGSDSALLYDSLQAAQKDKGYLKVEGRMISAGNFAEAVAAPLGVLIAMAGLRTPFFFQALIAFCAIPASLTLVEPERSRLKGHTSFKQILRIVRFSLIEHRPLRGAILYSSLMGTATLAMAWFVQPYFAYLALPLGMYGIIIPMLNFATGTVSMRAWRVEEKLGRNGTMLFIAAGIPSGYILMGLWGGMGGLFFLFLFYCVRGVATPVLRNQINEITPSDVRATVLSVRSMIIRLAFAVLGPVLGWQADLAGVPSALLAGGLFFLVGGIGSARLVMEKNKKSDRQVSGI, encoded by the coding sequence ATGCCTCGGGCTGTAGATAAAAATATCATTCGGCTATATGTTATCAAACTTTCAAAATGGCTGATGCTGACCATGCCCATTCTTTTCCTTTTTTACAAGGAAAACGGACTGGCCGCCCAGGAACTTTTCGTGCTCAAAGCGGCCTATTCATTCACCATTGTTGTACTGGAGGTACCCTCCGGTTACCTTGGGGATGTATGGGGAAGAAAAAATACGCTGATCCTGGGCAGTATCCTGGGCTTTGCCGGATTTGCACTTTACTGCGCTGTCACCGGATTCTGGACCTTTTTTGCCTGTGAAATCATCCTTGGTGCAGGGCAAAGCTTTATCTCCGGATCCGATTCGGCCCTGCTCTATGACAGCCTTCAGGCAGCCCAAAAAGACAAGGGATACCTTAAAGTGGAGGGCCGGATGATCTCAGCCGGTAATTTTGCAGAAGCCGTGGCCGCCCCGTTAGGGGTGCTCATTGCCATGGCCGGCCTGAGAACCCCCTTTTTTTTCCAGGCGCTTATCGCCTTTTGTGCCATACCTGCGTCGCTTACCCTGGTGGAACCGGAACGGTCCCGGCTCAAAGGACACACCAGCTTTAAACAGATTCTGCGCATTGTCCGCTTTTCTCTCATAGAACACAGACCCCTCAGGGGTGCCATACTCTATTCTTCGCTTATGGGAACAGCCACCCTGGCCATGGCCTGGTTTGTTCAGCCCTATTTTGCTTACCTTGCCCTGCCCTTGGGCATGTACGGTATCATTATCCCTATGCTGAATTTTGCCACCGGTACCGTATCCATGCGGGCCTGGCGGGTAGAGGAAAAGCTGGGCCGCAACGGGACCATGCTTTTTATTGCCGCGGGTATCCCAAGTGGCTACATTCTCATGGGGCTCTGGGGTGGTATGGGGGGCTTGTTTTTTCTCTTTTTATTTTACTGCGTCAGGGGCGTTGCCACACCGGTACTGCGTAACCAGATCAATGAAATCACGCCGTCTGATGTCAGGGCCACGGTTTTATCCGTAAGAAGCATGATTATCCGCCTGGCATTTGCCGTGCTGGGACCGGTACTGGGCTGGCAGGCGGACCTGGCCGGAGTGCCTTCAGCCTTGCTGGCCGGCGGGCTTTTCTTTCTGGTCGGTGGTATCGGTTCTGCCCGGCTGGTGATGGAAAAAAATAAGAAATCAGATCGTCAGGTATCAGGTATCTGA
- a CDS encoding type II toxin-antitoxin system RelE/ParE family toxin, whose amino-acid sequence MKPLKFVGNSLNDLKSFPKPAQKEAGYQLNKVQEGKDPCDWKPMKTIGTGVKEIRIKIRDEYRIIYTASFADAVYVLHAFIKKTQKTTKRDLDTAVQRLKAVQKARRGK is encoded by the coding sequence ATGAAACCACTGAAATTTGTCGGTAATAGTTTAAACGACTTAAAATCTTTTCCCAAGCCGGCACAAAAAGAGGCTGGGTATCAGCTTAACAAAGTACAAGAGGGGAAAGATCCCTGCGACTGGAAGCCGATGAAAACCATCGGGACAGGCGTTAAGGAGATCCGGATTAAAATCCGAGATGAATACCGAATAATTTACACAGCATCCTTTGCCGATGCTGTTTATGTCCTTCATGCTTTTATAAAAAAGACTCAGAAGACCACAAAACGGGATCTGGATACTGCAGTACAACGCTTGAAGGCCGTACAAAAAGCAAGGAGAGGGAAATAA
- a CDS encoding XRE family transcriptional regulator → MEIIESSGNVFKDLGFSQEESDKLMIKSKLMMEIESFIKSKGMTQAHAAELMGVTRPRISDVMRGKIDKFTIDALVDMLSKAGLQVAITVEHAAA, encoded by the coding sequence ATGGAAATTATTGAATCCAGCGGAAACGTATTTAAAGATCTTGGATTTTCCCAGGAGGAATCAGATAAACTGATGATTAAGTCCAAGCTGATGATGGAAATTGAATCCTTCATCAAAAGTAAGGGCATGACCCAAGCCCATGCCGCAGAGCTCATGGGTGTGACCCGGCCCCGGATCAGCGACGTAATGCGCGGTAAAATAGACAAATTCACCATTGACGCCCTGGTGGATATGCTCTCCAAGGCCGGGCTTCAAGTGGCGATCACCGTCGAACACGCTGCTGCCTGA
- a CDS encoding type II toxin-antitoxin system RelB/DinJ family antitoxin produces MAKTATIQTRVDPIIKNDAQIILKKLNISMSEAISMYLSQIVLHNGIPFEIKIPNEVTAKTLQDSEAGKNVHKVDSVDDLFKELDN; encoded by the coding sequence ATGGCAAAAACAGCAACAATTCAAACTCGGGTTGACCCCATTATTAAAAACGATGCCCAAATTATACTAAAAAAATTAAACATATCAATGTCAGAGGCTATTTCGATGTACCTCTCACAGATAGTTTTACATAATGGAATCCCTTTTGAAATAAAGATTCCTAATGAGGTTACAGCTAAAACACTTCAAGACTCTGAAGCGGGAAAAAATGTCCATAAAGTTGACTCGGTTGATGATTTATTCAAGGAACTCGATAATTGA
- a CDS encoding type II toxin-antitoxin system YafQ family toxin — protein MNIHYTTQFKKDYKRIKRQNKDLSKIRVVIETLSSGKILEPKYNDHQLSGNWKEHRDCHIEPDWLMIYRISSDDLFLERTGSHSELFKK, from the coding sequence TTGAATATTCATTATACGACCCAATTTAAGAAAGATTATAAAAGGATCAAGAGACAGAATAAGGATCTTTCGAAAATTAGGGTTGTCATAGAAACACTATCCTCCGGAAAAATTTTAGAACCGAAATATAATGACCACCAATTGTCCGGTAACTGGAAAGAGCATCGTGATTGCCACATAGAACCAGACTGGCTGATGATTTATCGAATATCTTCCGACGATCTTTTTTTAGAAAGAACCGGTTCACATTCTGAACTTTTCAAGAAGTAA
- a CDS encoding transposase, which yields MAYYYNDSKGRMGTPIRTIVGIFIVLKFRLLSDRTVVNQVKENRYIQYFCNVSDEDLFTFMHHSNLSKLRKRFGIKGLETIDAVIFNLLRITKVIDNDSMLIDSTVLLNNIVYPTDIGLIFKAFKKMAQVAKHYHIPFWWDDRELKQLWREYNLNRKKSEIIPLFFEILLIFSSGLRTFEKIVQTLEGSDKDKEKALQLLELLILFQRQNEQKLAGERHIPNRIVSFDEPDARPIKKGKKHPDCEFGSTLQLSFNRQGFMVTTENFIGKPNDKTLWPETVRLFEQKMKGAPEYAIGDQGYRSRVNQKIPQGTPNIFLGKSSDVNEEEQDYCRKARSATEGFIAVAKKLRGFGLSLYRGIDGDRIWSLLCQIAYNLKKFLQLYNDEKISEESLMKLGLLG from the coding sequence TTGGCTTATTATTATAATGACAGCAAGGGGCGTATGGGTACTCCCATCCGGACGATCGTAGGGATTTTCATTGTTTTAAAATTCCGGTTACTCAGTGATCGGACGGTCGTTAATCAGGTCAAGGAAAACCGGTATATTCAATACTTTTGCAATGTCTCAGATGAAGATTTGTTTACTTTCATGCATCACAGCAACCTGAGCAAATTGCGAAAACGTTTTGGTATCAAGGGGCTTGAAACCATAGATGCCGTCATTTTCAATCTGTTGAGGATTACAAAAGTAATCGATAACGACAGTATGCTGATTGATTCCACTGTACTGCTCAACAATATTGTTTATCCAACAGATATCGGATTGATTTTCAAGGCGTTTAAAAAAATGGCGCAGGTTGCCAAACACTATCATATTCCCTTCTGGTGGGATGACCGGGAACTCAAACAACTATGGCGCGAATACAATTTAAATCGAAAAAAGAGTGAAATTATACCTCTATTTTTTGAAATTCTCTTAATATTTTCCAGTGGGTTGCGGACATTTGAAAAAATCGTTCAAACCCTTGAAGGTTCTGACAAGGACAAAGAAAAAGCTCTGCAACTTTTGGAACTCCTGATATTGTTTCAGCGCCAGAATGAACAGAAGCTTGCAGGAGAAAGACATATTCCAAACCGGATTGTATCCTTTGATGAACCGGATGCCCGACCGATCAAAAAAGGCAAAAAGCATCCAGACTGTGAATTTGGGAGTACGCTTCAGCTTTCATTCAACCGCCAAGGCTTTATGGTTACAACGGAAAATTTTATTGGCAAACCCAATGATAAAACCCTGTGGCCGGAGACAGTCCGATTGTTTGAACAAAAAATGAAAGGTGCTCCTGAATATGCCATCGGTGATCAAGGCTACCGCAGTCGGGTAAACCAAAAAATCCCCCAAGGCACCCCAAATATCTTCCTCGGCAAAAGTTCGGACGTTAACGAAGAAGAACAGGATTATTGCCGAAAAGCCCGGTCTGCAACGGAAGGCTTTATCGCAGTTGCAAAGAAACTTCGCGGCTTTGGCCTCAGTCTCTATCGGGGAATTGACGGGGACCGCATCTGGTCTCTTTTATGTCAGATTGCGTACAATTTGAAAAAGTTTCTTCAGCTCTACAATGATGAAAAAATCAGTGAAGAAAGTTTGATGAAACTCGGCTTACTGGGCTAA
- a CDS encoding ABC transporter permease subunit gives MAVLNPVTKEQLRRFCSVKRGFWSLVIILILMFISFFAEVFINSRAIVVYYQGAFYFPTYADMIPGKTFGLDYSYETNYRELKQKMDREGGTGFVIMPPVPYNPYENDLRLNEYPPFPPSFSNRHFLGTDNVGRDVLARLVYGFRTAILFSLGLLFLNYTVGISLGCAMGYFGGKFDLFFQRVIEIWSNVPFLYVIIIVSSIVVPSFMILILIMAFFGWISITWVMRTMTYREKEREYILAVRSLGASHMRIIFRHIIPNTISVIVTYAPFAVSGGIVALTSLDYLGFGLPAPTPSWGELLSQGWQNMEAWWISAAVVSALVVTLMTVTFIGEGIREAFDPRRHTVYE, from the coding sequence ATGGCAGTATTAAATCCGGTGACAAAGGAACAACTCAGGCGCTTTTGCAGTGTCAAAAGAGGCTTCTGGTCCCTTGTGATCATCCTGATTCTGATGTTTATCTCCTTTTTTGCCGAGGTGTTCATCAATTCCAGAGCGATTGTGGTTTATTACCAGGGAGCGTTTTATTTTCCCACCTACGCAGATATGATCCCGGGGAAAACCTTTGGCCTGGACTATTCCTATGAGACCAATTACCGGGAACTGAAACAGAAAATGGACAGGGAAGGGGGGACAGGCTTTGTGATTATGCCGCCGGTGCCCTATAACCCCTATGAAAATGACCTGCGCCTCAATGAATACCCGCCGTTTCCGCCTTCCTTTTCCAATCGGCATTTCCTAGGCACGGACAATGTGGGCCGGGATGTGCTGGCCCGTCTTGTGTACGGGTTTCGTACGGCCATTCTTTTTTCCCTGGGCCTGCTGTTTCTTAATTATACTGTGGGCATATCCCTGGGCTGTGCCATGGGCTATTTCGGAGGGAAATTTGACCTGTTTTTCCAACGGGTTATTGAGATTTGGAGCAATGTCCCGTTTCTGTATGTAATTATTATTGTTTCTTCCATTGTGGTGCCAAGCTTCATGATCCTGATTCTGATCATGGCCTTTTTCGGCTGGATTTCCATTACCTGGGTGATGCGCACCATGACCTACCGGGAAAAGGAGCGCGAATATATTCTTGCGGTCCGGTCCCTGGGCGCTTCACACATGCGGATCATTTTCAGGCACATTATCCCCAACACCATTTCCGTGATCGTTACCTATGCACCCTTTGCCGTTTCCGGCGGCATTGTGGCCTTAACCTCCCTGGACTACCTGGGGTTCGGCCTGCCTGCACCCACCCCCTCCTGGGGGGAACTTTTATCCCAGGGCTGGCAGAATATGGAAGCCTGGTGGATTTCCGCTGCTGTGGTGTCTGCCCTTGTGGTGACGTTGATGACCGTCACCTTCATCGGCGAGGGAATTAGAGAAGCCTTTGATCCTCGGCGCCATACGGTTTATGAATAA
- a CDS encoding ABC transporter permease subunit, protein MTAYFIRRLLLVIPTFIGITIMVFTITRFVPGGPIERIIAETRAMQMGEQGGRSKAQAGQGQPLSDDQIKKLEAYYGFDKPVLQSYGIWLLKVLKGDLGRSTRYQDPVWDMVKERIPISLYFGVLSLVVIYGVCIPLGMAKAVRHNSGFDNITSAVIFTGYAIPGWVAGVIMLVIFASRMDLVPLGGLASDYFTDMTLWEKIRDVAWHTVLPLLSYVIGSFTVMTLLMKNTLMDNLAADYVRTAIAKGLSFKQAIFRHALRNSLIPIATSFGNNISILLMGSFLIEKVFNIDGMGLLGYESILDRDYPVVMGILVISSLLFMVGNILSDVCVAIVDPRVRFK, encoded by the coding sequence GTGACAGCGTATTTTATCAGACGGCTCCTTTTAGTGATCCCCACCTTCATCGGTATCACCATCATGGTGTTCACCATCACCCGTTTTGTCCCAGGCGGCCCCATTGAGCGCATCATTGCCGAAACCAGGGCCATGCAGATGGGCGAGCAGGGTGGCCGTAGCAAAGCCCAAGCAGGCCAGGGCCAGCCTTTGTCCGACGACCAGATCAAAAAACTTGAAGCCTATTACGGATTTGATAAGCCTGTGCTTCAAAGCTATGGCATTTGGCTTCTCAAAGTGCTCAAAGGGGATCTGGGCCGGTCCACCCGGTACCAGGACCCGGTGTGGGACATGGTTAAAGAGCGTATCCCCATATCCCTTTATTTCGGGGTGTTGAGTCTGGTCGTCATCTACGGCGTCTGTATCCCCCTGGGCATGGCCAAGGCGGTACGTCACAACAGTGGGTTTGATAATATAACTTCTGCGGTTATTTTTACAGGCTACGCCATCCCGGGTTGGGTGGCCGGTGTTATCATGCTCGTAATTTTTGCCTCCCGTATGGATCTGGTCCCCTTGGGCGGACTTGCATCCGATTATTTCACAGATATGACGCTTTGGGAAAAAATAAGGGATGTGGCATGGCATACCGTACTGCCGCTTCTTTCTTATGTGATCGGCTCCTTTACCGTGATGACCCTTTTGATGAAAAATACGCTCATGGACAACCTGGCTGCCGATTATGTGCGCACGGCCATTGCCAAGGGTTTAAGCTTTAAACAGGCCATCTTCCGCCATGCGCTTCGTAACAGCCTGATCCCCATTGCCACCAGTTTCGGCAACAATATTTCCATTCTTCTGATGGGATCATTTCTCATTGAAAAGGTCTTTAATATCGACGGGATGGGTCTTTTAGGGTATGAATCCATCCTGGACCGGGATTACCCGGTGGTGATGGGGATACTTGTGATTTCATCCTTGCTGTTCATGGTGGGGAATATTTTGTCTGATGTGTGTGTGGCCATAGTGGACCCCAGGGTCCGATTTAAATAG
- the alaS gene encoding alanine--tRNA ligase yields MTGNEARKIFLEYFKKHNHHHVRSSSLVPQDDPTLLFVNAGMVQFKRVFTGDEKRDYTTAVTSQKCVRAGGKHNDLENVGYTARHHTFFEMLGNFSFGEYFKEKAIDFAWDLLTNGYGFDAEKLYVSVYKDDDQAFEIWNKQIGLPAERISRLGDEDNFWAMGDTGPCGPCSEIHIDRGKEFGCDDPNCAVGCDCDRWLELWNLVFMQFERSEDGTMAPLPKPSIDTGMGLERIISVLQDVPTNFDTDLFVPIMERVEELSGKKRGESKEVEVAMKVIADHSRASAFLICDGVLPSNEGRGYVLRRIMRRAIRYGRSIGLTKPFLDKTVQTVFSIMDEAYPELKESAAFILNVVKNEEEKFLETLEHGMKLLEATIEDLKERQENVIPGGVIFKLYDTFGFPVDIIQDHVKEMDITLDLDGFDAAMAEQKARSKSKKKFAGVGEAYKPLTSAGVKTVFKGYDAVEMQSDLLIVVKDDAEVDTAGTGDEIEVVTSETVFYAESGGQAGDSGLFENDACVIKITDTVKDPSGLFIHKGKVVKGTCKKGDTFTLKVDAALRRSTAANHSATHILHAALRKVLGDHVKQSGSLVTPDRLRFDFTHFSAVTPEELAAIETEVNTHIIENHAVVTKEMDMEEAVRSGATALFEEKYGDTVRVVSQGDFSQELCGGTHTRATGDIGLFRILSEGGIASGVRRIEAVTGLAALETVHADQAAMEKVADLLKSNKDDVVDRIETFVAEKKAVEKELAALKAKIASKSVDDIDDNIKEINGVKVLAKRVEIENPSQLRDLADKFKTRLGSGVLLLGAESNGKALLISMVTDDLTKTFKAGNIVKTAAGIVGGGGGGRPNMAQAGGTKPEFLDKALESVFETVSQ; encoded by the coding sequence ATGACAGGTAATGAAGCCAGGAAAATTTTCCTCGAATATTTTAAAAAACATAACCATCACCATGTGCGCTCGTCGTCCCTGGTACCCCAGGATGATCCCACCCTGCTGTTCGTCAACGCCGGTATGGTGCAGTTTAAGCGTGTTTTTACAGGTGATGAAAAACGTGACTACACCACTGCCGTTACCTCACAGAAATGCGTGCGGGCCGGGGGTAAACATAACGATCTTGAGAATGTGGGATACACGGCGCGCCATCATACTTTTTTTGAAATGCTGGGCAATTTTTCCTTTGGTGAGTATTTCAAGGAAAAGGCCATTGACTTTGCCTGGGACCTGCTCACCAATGGGTACGGGTTTGATGCCGAAAAACTGTATGTATCCGTTTATAAAGATGATGACCAGGCGTTCGAGATCTGGAATAAGCAGATTGGCTTGCCTGCTGAACGCATTTCCCGGTTAGGCGACGAGGACAACTTCTGGGCCATGGGCGACACTGGTCCCTGTGGTCCCTGTTCCGAGATTCACATTGACCGGGGCAAAGAATTCGGATGTGATGATCCCAACTGCGCCGTGGGTTGTGATTGCGACCGGTGGCTGGAGTTGTGGAACCTGGTGTTCATGCAGTTTGAAAGAAGTGAAGACGGCACCATGGCGCCGTTGCCCAAACCCAGTATTGATACCGGCATGGGCCTTGAACGAATCATCTCTGTACTCCAGGACGTGCCCACTAACTTTGATACCGACCTTTTTGTTCCGATTATGGAACGGGTCGAGGAACTATCCGGCAAAAAACGTGGGGAATCCAAGGAAGTGGAAGTGGCTATGAAGGTCATTGCCGACCACTCAAGAGCCTCTGCCTTTTTGATCTGTGACGGGGTGCTGCCGTCCAATGAGGGACGTGGATATGTGCTTCGCCGGATTATGCGGCGGGCTATCCGCTATGGCCGGAGCATCGGTCTGACCAAACCCTTTTTAGATAAAACCGTTCAAACGGTGTTTTCTATTATGGATGAAGCCTATCCGGAGCTTAAAGAATCTGCCGCTTTTATCCTCAACGTGGTGAAAAACGAAGAGGAAAAGTTCCTTGAAACCCTTGAACACGGCATGAAGCTTTTGGAGGCAACGATTGAGGACCTTAAAGAACGACAAGAGAACGTCATTCCGGGTGGGGTAATCTTCAAGCTTTACGATACCTTTGGATTCCCTGTGGACATTATCCAGGATCATGTCAAGGAGATGGATATTACCCTGGATCTGGACGGGTTTGATGCGGCTATGGCTGAACAGAAAGCCAGATCCAAGTCCAAAAAGAAATTTGCCGGTGTGGGAGAGGCCTATAAACCCTTGACCTCGGCGGGTGTGAAAACCGTATTCAAAGGCTATGATGCCGTTGAAATGCAAAGTGATCTGCTCATCGTGGTTAAGGATGATGCTGAAGTTGATACGGCCGGTACGGGTGACGAAATTGAGGTCGTTACCTCGGAAACCGTATTTTATGCTGAATCTGGAGGACAGGCCGGAGACAGTGGGCTGTTTGAAAATGATGCCTGCGTTATTAAAATTACAGATACGGTCAAAGATCCTTCCGGTCTTTTTATCCACAAGGGAAAAGTCGTCAAGGGGACTTGCAAAAAAGGCGATACATTTACCCTCAAGGTGGATGCCGCGCTTCGCCGGTCCACGGCGGCAAACCATTCGGCCACCCATATCCTGCATGCAGCGCTTCGCAAGGTTTTAGGGGACCATGTCAAGCAGTCAGGCTCTCTGGTGACTCCGGACAGGCTCCGGTTCGACTTCACACATTTCAGCGCGGTTACCCCCGAAGAGCTTGCTGCCATTGAAACAGAGGTCAATACCCATATTATTGAAAACCATGCGGTCGTCACAAAAGAGATGGACATGGAAGAAGCGGTCCGGTCCGGTGCCACGGCCCTGTTTGAGGAAAAATATGGTGATACGGTCCGGGTGGTTTCCCAGGGGGATTTTTCCCAGGAACTGTGCGGCGGTACCCATACCCGTGCTACCGGCGACATCGGGTTGTTTCGCATCCTTTCCGAAGGGGGGATTGCTTCGGGCGTGCGCCGTATTGAAGCCGTGACAGGACTTGCTGCCCTTGAAACGGTTCATGCAGATCAGGCTGCCATGGAAAAGGTGGCTGACCTTCTGAAAAGCAATAAAGACGATGTGGTGGACCGGATTGAAACATTTGTGGCCGAGAAAAAGGCTGTGGAGAAGGAACTGGCCGCACTTAAGGCCAAAATTGCGTCCAAATCCGTTGATGATATTGATGATAATATCAAGGAGATCAACGGGGTCAAGGTGCTGGCCAAACGGGTGGAAATTGAAAATCCATCCCAGCTCCGGGACCTGGCAGATAAATTCAAGACCAGACTGGGCTCGGGCGTGCTGTTGCTGGGTGCCGAATCCAACGGCAAGGCATTGCTTATTTCCATGGTTACCGACGATCTGACCAAGACCTTTAAAGCCGGCAATATTGTTAAAACCGCTGCCGGTATCGTGGGGGGCGGTGGTGGCGGTCGGCCGAACATGGCCCAGGCCGGCGGCACCAAGCCCGAATTTCTTGATAAAGCCCTGGAATCTGTTTTTGAAACTGTATCCCAATAA
- the recA gene encoding recombinase RecA, translating into MEKNKEKEKAVQTAMNQIERQFGKGSIMKLGGREVVAVPVIRSGSLALDKALGVGGYPRGRVIEIYGPESSGKTTLALHAVAQAQKSGGIAAFIDAEHALDVAYAKRLGVDCDELLISQPDTGEQALEIADMLVRSGGIDILVVDSVAALVPRSEIEGEMGDSHMGLQARLMSQALRKLTGTIGKTATTLIFINQIRMKIGVVYGNPETTTGGNALKFYASMRLEIRKAAAIKSGEDVIGSRTKVKVVKNKLAPPFKNVEFDLMYGEGISRTGDLLDMGVELDIVSKSGSWYSFDKERIGQGRENVKAFLIDNPEIFDAIELKVRTELGIAGTEAAKTAAGNGKDSQPEAKA; encoded by the coding sequence ATGGAAAAAAATAAGGAAAAGGAAAAAGCTGTCCAGACCGCCATGAATCAGATTGAGCGCCAGTTCGGCAAAGGCTCGATTATGAAGCTGGGCGGCCGGGAAGTTGTTGCTGTGCCCGTGATTCGGTCCGGCTCTCTTGCCCTGGACAAGGCCCTGGGCGTGGGCGGATACCCCAGGGGCCGGGTCATTGAAATTTACGGCCCTGAATCTTCCGGTAAGACAACCCTTGCGCTTCATGCCGTGGCCCAGGCCCAGAAAAGCGGCGGCATTGCTGCGTTTATCGATGCCGAACACGCCCTGGACGTGGCCTATGCCAAGCGACTGGGTGTGGATTGTGACGAGCTTCTGATTTCCCAGCCCGATACCGGTGAACAGGCCCTTGAAATTGCCGACATGCTGGTGCGAAGCGGTGGCATTGATATCCTGGTTGTGGATTCAGTGGCCGCCCTTGTGCCCAGATCAGAAATCGAAGGCGAGATGGGCGACTCCCACATGGGACTGCAGGCAAGATTGATGTCCCAGGCCCTTCGTAAACTGACCGGAACAATAGGGAAAACCGCCACCACCCTGATTTTTATCAACCAGATCCGTATGAAAATAGGCGTGGTCTATGGTAACCCTGAAACCACCACCGGTGGTAATGCCTTGAAATTTTATGCCTCCATGCGTCTTGAAATCAGAAAGGCTGCAGCCATCAAAAGCGGTGAAGATGTGATTGGATCCAGGACCAAGGTCAAGGTGGTAAAAAATAAACTGGCCCCCCCGTTTAAAAATGTTGAATTTGATCTGATGTACGGAGAGGGTATTTCCAGGACCGGCGACCTTCTGGACATGGGGGTCGAGCTGGATATTGTGAGCAAAAGCGGTTCCTGGTATTCATTTGACAAAGAGCGCATCGGGCAAGGCAGAGAGAATGTAAAAGCCTTTTTAATAGACAATCCCGAGATCTTTGATGCCATTGAACTTAAAGTGAGAACCGAACTTGGAATTGCCGGAACAGAAGCAGCCAAAACTGCAGCCGGCAACGGAAAGGACAGTCAGCCGGAAGCGAAAGCCTAA
- a CDS encoding phosphatidylglycerophosphatase A, with translation MGEKVILFIATGFGLGWIPVVPGTFGTLSGLPLIGIMVWLATACTPGAAALFLVGVILFAIWISQKAEILIGEKDPGAVVIDEMAGYCVTMTLVPVTMITLAAGFIAFRCFDILKPFPIRWFEKTFSGGAGIVLDDIMAGLLAAFLLKAIYLMV, from the coding sequence ATGGGGGAAAAAGTTATACTTTTCATTGCCACGGGCTTTGGCTTAGGATGGATACCTGTGGTCCCCGGGACCTTTGGCACCCTTTCGGGCCTCCCGTTGATCGGGATCATGGTGTGGCTGGCAACGGCGTGTACGCCCGGTGCGGCCGCCCTGTTTCTGGTGGGCGTGATACTTTTTGCGATCTGGATTTCTCAAAAGGCTGAAATTCTGATTGGCGAAAAAGATCCCGGGGCTGTGGTTATTGATGAGATGGCAGGGTATTGTGTGACCATGACCCTGGTGCCTGTGACCATGATCACTTTGGCCGCAGGCTTTATTGCCTTTAGATGTTTTGATATATTAAAGCCTTTTCCGATTCGCTGGTTTGAAAAAACCTTTTCCGGCGGGGCCGGTATTGTGCTCGATGATATAATGGCAGGGCTGCTGGCTGCTTTCCTGCTTAAAGCAATATACCTTATGGTTTGA